A window of Chitinophagales bacterium contains these coding sequences:
- a CDS encoding response regulator transcription factor produces the protein MPTKVFIVDDHYMVVEGIRSLLQHEASIEWVGHAMTASSCLAFLKQNEVDVVLMDINLPDKSGIDLCVEVKKAFPTIFILGLSTFNQQSFIQKMMENGASGYLLKNASQEELMEGIQEVMKGKLYLSLEAAQSLRQSAETPVPVLTRREKEILELIADGMTNNEIAQKLFISVSTVDTHRKNLLAKFEAKNIAALIRMATQSRLI, from the coding sequence ATGCCGACGAAAGTATTCATTGTGGATGACCACTATATGGTGGTGGAAGGAATCCGATCCTTACTTCAACACGAAGCCTCGATCGAATGGGTAGGACATGCCATGACGGCATCCTCCTGTCTCGCCTTCCTGAAACAAAATGAAGTTGATGTTGTGCTGATGGATATCAATCTCCCCGATAAAAGTGGGATCGACCTTTGTGTCGAAGTTAAAAAGGCATTTCCCACAATTTTTATTCTTGGATTAAGCACATTTAACCAGCAGAGTTTTATCCAGAAAATGATGGAAAATGGGGCCTCTGGTTACCTTCTGAAAAATGCTTCACAGGAAGAATTGATGGAAGGAATACAGGAGGTGATGAAGGGCAAACTCTACCTGAGTTTGGAGGCGGCTCAATCACTTCGTCAATCCGCCGAAACTCCGGTGCCTGTTCTTACCCGACGCGAAAAAGAAATTCTCGAACTGATCGCCGATGGCATGACCAATAATGAGATCGCCCAAAAATTATTTATCAGTGTATCCACTGTCGACACACACCGAAAAAACCTGCTGGCCAAATTCGAAGCGAAAAACATTGCAGCCTTGATTCGAATGGCTACGCAGAGTCGACTAATTTGA
- the pepT gene encoding peptidase T, translated as MSLDYQYTVAERLMRYVQIDTQSDPHSGSFPSTEKQKDLGRVLVEELKAMGAEDVQMDEWGYVFATIPATVNKAVPVICFCAHMDTSPDCSGTGVKPLLHRHYDGGDIVLPDDPSVVITPAQHPYLLKKIGEDIITASGTTLLGADDKAGVAIIMDLAAYLISHPSVPHGKIRLLFTPDEEIGKGVDKLDMKKLGADFGYTLDGGERGALEYENFSADGATVIFHGISAHPGDAKDKMVSALKVASHFIDSLPKDELAPEATEGRYGFVHPVQMQGTVEKATVEFILRDHHTPKLPAYQEYLKDKILETLKRFPGANAEFLAREQYRNMIEVLDQHPQVVEFAREAMQEAGIEPISEPIRGGTDGARLSFMGLPCPNIFTGEMALHGKYEYVSVQDMEKSVETLVNLVQICAKRSGAGE; from the coding sequence ATGTCCCTTGACTATCAATATACAGTGGCTGAAAGACTAATGCGGTATGTTCAGATCGACACGCAGAGCGACCCCCATTCCGGGAGCTTCCCATCCACCGAAAAACAAAAGGACCTCGGACGGGTCTTGGTGGAGGAATTAAAGGCCATGGGGGCTGAAGATGTCCAAATGGATGAATGGGGTTATGTTTTTGCCACCATTCCCGCCACGGTTAATAAGGCTGTACCCGTGATCTGTTTTTGCGCGCATATGGATACCTCGCCCGATTGTTCAGGTACCGGGGTGAAACCCCTGCTTCACCGCCATTATGATGGCGGTGATATTGTACTACCCGATGATCCATCCGTAGTGATCACACCTGCACAACATCCGTATTTACTTAAGAAAATTGGAGAGGATATCATCACCGCGTCAGGCACCACCTTGTTGGGAGCGGATGATAAAGCAGGTGTTGCTATTATCATGGACCTGGCTGCATACCTTATCTCCCATCCTTCTGTTCCACATGGTAAGATCCGCCTGCTGTTTACACCCGATGAGGAAATAGGGAAAGGAGTGGATAAACTGGATATGAAAAAACTCGGTGCCGATTTTGGCTATACACTGGATGGTGGCGAGAGAGGGGCCCTGGAGTATGAGAACTTTTCTGCAGATGGCGCCACCGTGATCTTTCATGGCATCAGCGCCCATCCAGGTGATGCCAAGGACAAAATGGTCAGTGCCCTCAAAGTGGCCAGTCACTTTATTGATTCGCTGCCCAAAGATGAACTGGCACCGGAGGCAACAGAAGGTAGGTATGGATTTGTTCATCCGGTTCAGATGCAGGGAACGGTTGAAAAAGCAACTGTTGAATTCATCCTTCGAGACCACCATACACCCAAATTACCCGCCTACCAGGAATACCTCAAGGATAAGATACTTGAAACACTAAAGCGTTTTCCGGGTGCCAACGCTGAGTTTTTGGCCCGGGAACAATACCGCAATATGATCGAGGTGCTGGATCAGCATCCTCAGGTGGTTGAATTTGCCCGTGAAGCCATGCAGGAAGCGGGTATAGAGCCTATATCCGAGCCCATTCGCGGGGGTACTGACGGTGCCCGGTTATCCTTTATGGGGCTCCCTTGCCCGAATATCTTTACCGGTGAAATGGCCCTGCATGGAAAGTATGAGTATGTCAGCGTGCAGGATATGGAAAAGAGTGTTGAAACACTGGTGAACCTGGTGCAAATTTGTGCCAAAAGAAGTGGAGCGGGTGAATAG
- a CDS encoding tetratricopeptide repeat protein: MKSLLLYTGLFWFLPFFVQGQELMNRDSLLRLLPAAKEDTNKVLLLISIGQQYEGTEPGTAKAYYRQARELSRKMDYTLGEIRFITNYTYLLNMEGRYDSSIQLNHRSVELARQINHTEYLAKCLFNTGTAYQYAGLYDSAIIQYEEGKKVFALLKNEKLEAKSKDILQLLYAELHRYDKAIELGEGAIVYFRQSGDKYSLAIALSNTGLSYVNTGKMEKAVSYFKESLALGKEIGDLQIETTNMLNLGDCLIQTNQYSQLYPYFKRALELSQRMGAKESEAIANRGMAIYYLWKNELPLAKKHMDQALEITTYSDQRVQHRRNLETLSSVLFAMHRVQEAEEALRTSTILGDSLNGELVQQTTLQLEKKYESERKDNQIRLQQASLRQKTTLNYMLIGGAVALLLISSLLYLNYRHKQRLQVQRIQELETEKQLMATEAVLKGEEQERSRLAKDLHDGLGGMLSGIKYSLNTMKGNQIMTPENQQAFERSMDMLDSSIKEMRRVAHNMMPEALLKFGLDTALRDFCNDINQSGALTVTYQSFGMDGVHWEQSTAITIYRIVQELLNNTMKHAAARTAIVQVGHTAEGTSITVEDDGKGFDPLILKGARGIGWTNIQSRISYLKGRWDVQSEPGKGTSIHIEINS; this comes from the coding sequence ATGAAGTCGCTATTACTATATACTGGTCTTTTTTGGTTTTTGCCCTTTTTTGTCCAGGGACAGGAGCTCATGAACAGGGACAGTCTGCTTCGCCTATTACCGGCCGCCAAAGAGGATACGAATAAAGTACTCCTGTTGATCAGTATCGGGCAACAGTATGAAGGAACCGAACCCGGCACAGCCAAAGCCTATTATCGCCAGGCCCGTGAACTTAGCCGAAAGATGGATTATACCCTGGGGGAGATCCGTTTCATCACCAACTATACCTACCTACTGAACATGGAGGGGCGTTATGATTCCTCCATTCAACTCAACCATCGTTCGGTGGAACTGGCAAGGCAGATCAATCATACAGAGTATCTGGCAAAATGCCTGTTCAATACCGGGACGGCCTATCAATATGCCGGACTGTATGATAGCGCTATCATTCAATATGAGGAAGGAAAAAAAGTGTTTGCGTTGCTTAAGAATGAGAAATTGGAAGCGAAAAGCAAGGATATTCTACAATTGCTTTATGCGGAATTACACCGGTATGATAAAGCGATCGAATTGGGAGAAGGCGCGATCGTTTATTTTAGGCAGTCCGGGGATAAATATTCACTGGCGATTGCCCTCAGTAATACCGGGTTGAGTTATGTGAACACCGGCAAGATGGAGAAAGCCGTTTCTTATTTTAAAGAATCGCTGGCATTGGGTAAGGAGATCGGTGATCTCCAGATCGAAACCACAAATATGCTCAACCTGGGCGATTGCCTGATACAGACCAATCAGTATAGCCAGCTATATCCTTATTTCAAAAGGGCGTTGGAGCTGAGCCAGCGAATGGGGGCGAAGGAAAGTGAAGCCATTGCCAACCGCGGAATGGCCATTTACTATTTATGGAAAAATGAACTCCCATTGGCCAAAAAACACATGGACCAGGCACTGGAGATCACCACCTATTCTGACCAACGGGTGCAACACCGAAGGAATTTAGAAACCTTATCCAGTGTACTTTTTGCCATGCACCGGGTGCAGGAAGCAGAAGAAGCCCTCCGTACTTCAACCATTCTGGGGGACAGCCTCAATGGTGAATTGGTTCAACAAACCACGCTGCAACTGGAAAAGAAGTATGAATCCGAACGGAAGGATAATCAGATACGCCTGCAGCAGGCCAGCCTAAGGCAAAAGACCACACTTAACTATATGCTGATCGGAGGAGCGGTCGCTCTTTTACTGATCTCTTCTCTGCTCTATCTTAACTACCGGCACAAACAGCGCCTTCAGGTACAGCGAATCCAGGAACTGGAGACCGAAAAGCAACTCATGGCAACCGAGGCTGTGCTGAAAGGGGAGGAGCAGGAAAGAAGCCGCCTGGCCAAAGACCTCCATGATGGATTGGGAGGCATGTTATCCGGAATCAAATACTCATTGAATACCATGAAAGGAAACCAGATCATGACGCCCGAAAACCAACAGGCTTTTGAGCGGAGTATGGATATGCTGGACAGCTCGATCAAGGAAATGCGCCGCGTCGCGCACAACATGATGCCCGAAGCCCTGTTAAAGTTTGGGTTGGATACAGCCCTCCGCGATTTCTGCAACGACATTAACCAATCAGGCGCTTTAACCGTCACCTATCAATCCTTTGGTATGGATGGGGTACATTGGGAACAATCCACCGCGATCACGATCTATCGGATCGTACAGGAATTGTTGAACAATACGATGAAACATGCCGCGGCAAGAACAGCCATTGTACAGGTGGGACATACGGCAGAGGGCACCAGCATTACTGTAGAAGATGATGGCAAAGGCTTTGACCCGCTTATTCTCAAAGGGGCAAGGGGTATTGGGTGGACCAATATACAAAGCCGGATCAGTTACCTCAAAGGACGCTGGGATGTACAATCCGAGCCCGGTAAAGGAACATCCATTCATATTGAAATCAATTCATGA
- a CDS encoding LysM peptidoglycan-binding domain-containing protein produces the protein MKKMIFLGLFLAVNMLVIAQDNRLVVKKGSNGLYLEHSVAAKEGLYSIGRLYNVHPRHLASYNNWDMSKGLAIGQLIQVPLTDTNFNLQAQRGTPVYYVTGQGEGLFRVSQLSKKLTAEKLRQWNGLKSDNIAAGQYLVIGYLISDEWAKNKPEVVANKPETKDPVKPAEPEIVQEKPVVETQKPVVSEQVKVDPKPVQPTPQRTGAEGYFKAFFDQQIKLQPVSKQQTVNASIFKTLSGWQDGKFYLLMDNVLPGTIVKLSNPENGKVVYAKVLGEMAGIKLNQGLDIRISNAASSVLEIPEANTEKFIVQIEW, from the coding sequence ATGAAGAAGATGATTTTTTTAGGATTGTTCCTGGCGGTCAATATGTTGGTAATCGCTCAGGACAACCGCCTGGTGGTCAAAAAAGGATCGAACGGACTCTATCTGGAGCATTCCGTAGCGGCAAAAGAAGGCCTGTATTCAATCGGTCGGTTGTATAATGTTCATCCCCGTCACCTGGCTTCCTATAATAACTGGGATATGTCTAAAGGACTGGCCATTGGTCAGCTTATCCAGGTTCCATTAACGGATACTAATTTCAATCTTCAGGCGCAAAGAGGCACTCCTGTTTATTATGTGACCGGTCAGGGTGAAGGATTGTTTCGGGTTAGTCAGCTTTCCAAAAAACTTACAGCAGAAAAATTGCGCCAGTGGAATGGCCTGAAGTCGGATAATATCGCTGCCGGACAATACCTTGTTATCGGTTATCTTATTTCCGATGAATGGGCTAAGAATAAACCTGAAGTTGTTGCCAATAAACCCGAGACAAAAGATCCGGTTAAACCTGCAGAACCCGAGATCGTACAGGAAAAGCCGGTAGTGGAAACTCAAAAGCCAGTTGTATCCGAGCAAGTGAAGGTTGATCCAAAACCAGTTCAACCCACTCCGCAAAGAACCGGGGCAGAGGGTTACTTTAAAGCCTTCTTTGATCAGCAGATCAAGTTACAGCCCGTTTCAAAACAACAGACCGTCAATGCCAGTATTTTCAAAACCCTGAGTGGCTGGCAGGATGGTAAGTTTTACCTGTTAATGGATAATGTGCTGCCTGGAACGATCGTAAAGCTATCCAATCCCGAGAATGGGAAGGTTGTTTATGCTAAAGTACTGGGAGAAATGGCGGGGATCAAACTTAATCAAGGCCTGGATATCCGGATCAGCAACGCGGCTTCTTCAGTACTTGAAATCCCAGAAGCCAATACCGAGAAATTCATTGTTCAAATCGAGTGGTAA
- a CDS encoding peptidylprolyl isomerase — translation MQQVKSGDKVKVHYHGKLTSGETFDSSAGRQPLEFEVGSGMVIKGFDNGVMGMVVGDKKTVTIPVDDAYGPRNPDMMINFPKDRFPEGMEVEVGMPLVMNNASGEQFQVRVAEIEGENVVLDANHPLAGEELVFDIELVEIVGGSPIILMP, via the coding sequence ATGCAACAGGTAAAGAGTGGCGATAAGGTGAAAGTCCACTATCATGGAAAATTAACCAGTGGTGAAACTTTCGATAGTTCCGCGGGACGCCAGCCCCTTGAATTTGAAGTAGGCAGTGGTATGGTGATCAAAGGATTCGATAATGGAGTAATGGGTATGGTCGTTGGCGATAAAAAGACCGTGACGATTCCCGTGGATGATGCCTATGGCCCCCGTAATCCCGATATGATGATCAATTTCCCTAAAGACCGTTTCCCCGAAGGAATGGAAGTAGAAGTGGGAATGCCATTGGTAATGAACAATGCATCCGGAGAACAATTCCAGGTTCGTGTAGCTGAGATCGAAGGTGAAAATGTGGTTCTCGATGCCAACCACCCCCTCGCCGGCGAAGAACTGGTGTTTGATATTGAATTGGTAGAAATAGTTGGGGGAAGCCCGATTATTTTGATGCCATAG
- a CDS encoding biopolymer transporter ExbD: protein MKLRKKLTAEPEVFTDSLNDIIFILLMFFLIVSTLANPNVIKVNNPRGTKDTKAKQNIVISIDKDQNFFMGQKQVDPAMLDSLLMAEVLRLKPLIDTPSVVINADTISYYGEVFRVMRAAKRAGAKVVANVQ from the coding sequence ATGAAGCTGAGAAAAAAATTGACGGCCGAGCCTGAAGTGTTCACGGATTCACTGAACGACATCATCTTTATCCTGCTGATGTTCTTTCTGATCGTTTCCACACTGGCCAACCCCAATGTGATCAAGGTGAACAACCCCCGCGGAACCAAGGATACCAAGGCCAAACAAAATATTGTGATCTCCATTGATAAGGATCAGAATTTCTTTATGGGTCAAAAACAGGTGGATCCCGCAATGCTGGACTCTTTGCTAATGGCCGAGGTCCTTCGGTTAAAACCCCTGATCGACACACCCTCTGTGGTGATCAATGCAGATACGATCTCTTACTATGGCGAGGTATTCCGGGTCATGCGCGCCGCTAAACGGGCCGGAGCAAAGGTGGTGGCAAATGTGCAGTAG
- a CDS encoding SPFH domain-containing protein, whose amino-acid sequence MGLEHYISTYWWLLAIVLFFFSGLFTVNQGYIGVITLFGKYRRVAPPGLRFKIPFLEKVYRKISIQNRSVELEFQAVTSDQANVYFKSMLLYSVQNADEETIKKVAFKFIADRDLMQALIRTIEGNIRSFVATKKQAEILALRKEIVEYVKAEIDHTLETWGYHLLDLQINDITFDKLILDSMSKVVASNNLKAAAENEGQALLITKTKSAEAEGNAIKIAAEAEREAARLRGQGVALFRKEVAEGMTQAAEQMKQANLDTNVILFSMWTEAIKNFAEYGKGNVIFLDGSPEGMENTMRQIQAMMMKQVGAGK is encoded by the coding sequence ATGGGACTCGAACATTATATTTCAACGTATTGGTGGCTGCTTGCCATTGTTTTATTCTTCTTTAGTGGACTTTTTACAGTCAATCAGGGATATATCGGTGTGATCACGCTCTTTGGTAAATACCGTCGTGTGGCACCTCCCGGTTTGCGCTTTAAAATACCGTTTCTGGAAAAAGTATACCGGAAGATATCCATTCAAAACCGGTCGGTGGAATTGGAATTCCAGGCTGTAACATCGGACCAGGCCAATGTGTATTTCAAAAGCATGCTGCTCTATTCCGTACAGAATGCAGACGAGGAAACGATCAAAAAGGTCGCCTTCAAATTCATTGCCGATCGTGACCTGATGCAGGCGCTGATCCGCACCATCGAAGGAAATATCCGCTCCTTTGTGGCGACTAAAAAACAAGCTGAGATCCTTGCCTTGCGCAAAGAGATCGTTGAATATGTAAAAGCGGAGATCGATCATACTCTTGAAACCTGGGGTTATCATTTGCTTGATCTCCAGATCAACGATATCACCTTTGACAAACTCATCCTGGATTCAATGAGCAAAGTGGTGGCGAGCAATAACCTTAAAGCTGCCGCCGAGAACGAAGGACAGGCCCTCCTTATCACCAAGACCAAATCGGCCGAAGCCGAAGGAAATGCCATCAAGATCGCCGCGGAAGCAGAACGCGAAGCAGCCCGCTTACGAGGACAAGGGGTGGCACTCTTCCGTAAAGAAGTAGCCGAAGGTATGACCCAGGCCGCTGAGCAGATGAAACAGGCCAACCTGGATACCAACGTGATCCTTTTCTCCATGTGGACCGAAGCCATTAAGAATTTTGCCGAATATGGCAAAGGCAACGTGATCTTCCTCGATGGTAGCCCCGAAGGCATGGAAAATACCATGCGCCAGATCCAGGCCATGATGATGAAACAGGTTGGCGCCGGGAAATAA
- the prmC gene encoding peptide chain release factor N(5)-glutamine methyltransferase, producing MHLSSARNIITKQLEPVYLENETPPMTDILIEWVTGLDRQQQIAQPKKEITEEQQLLLQEGVTRLLSFEPIQYITGHAWFAGNKFRVGPAVLIPRPETEELVDWILKDRPDKENYTVLDIGTGSGCIPISFKKKRPGWAVAAIDISQEALAIAKENADDLAVEVVFKAIDLTDETSWPGLGEIDLLVSNPPYIPWSDWNTLPENVREHEPSEALFVPDTDPLLFYRLIAQLAKQQLKKGGAIYLEINETLGVEVVSLFQAQGFTSIELKKDMQGKHRMMRVEI from the coding sequence ATGCATCTTTCCTCCGCCCGAAATATTATCACTAAGCAGCTTGAGCCCGTATATCTTGAAAATGAAACACCCCCTATGACAGATATCCTGATCGAATGGGTAACGGGTCTTGACCGCCAGCAGCAAATAGCGCAACCAAAGAAGGAGATCACGGAAGAACAACAACTATTATTGCAGGAGGGGGTAACACGTTTGCTGTCATTTGAACCTATACAATATATCACTGGTCATGCCTGGTTTGCCGGAAATAAATTCAGGGTTGGCCCGGCTGTTTTGATACCACGACCTGAAACTGAAGAACTGGTTGATTGGATCCTAAAAGACAGGCCTGATAAAGAAAATTATACAGTCCTGGATATCGGAACCGGTTCGGGCTGTATCCCTATTAGTTTTAAGAAAAAACGGCCAGGCTGGGCAGTCGCGGCCATCGATATCAGTCAGGAGGCATTGGCTATTGCAAAGGAAAATGCGGATGACCTGGCTGTGGAGGTTGTCTTCAAAGCCATTGACCTGACGGATGAAACAAGTTGGCCAGGTCTGGGTGAGATCGATCTCCTCGTCAGCAATCCGCCATATATCCCCTGGAGTGATTGGAATACTTTGCCTGAAAATGTAAGGGAACATGAGCCTTCAGAAGCATTGTTTGTCCCCGATACGGACCCCCTTTTATTCTACCGCCTCATTGCTCAATTGGCTAAGCAGCAACTTAAAAAAGGGGGCGCGATCTATCTTGAGATCAATGAAACACTTGGCGTGGAAGTTGTTTCCTTGTTTCAGGCACAGGGGTTCACTTCGATCGAGTTGAAGAAAGATATGCAGGGGAAACACCGAATGATGAGGGTGGAAATTTGA
- a CDS encoding DUF1343 domain-containing protein: MKQILAILSLLALLNTSALSQSDRVIAGAERISVYLPMLEGRTVGIFANQTSMVGNTHLVDTLQKLGVKIAAIFGPEHGFRGNADAGEKVANYIDKQTGIPVISLYGSKRRPSLEDVKNIDILIFDIQDVGVRFYTYISSLQEYMEAAFEYGKPLLLLDRPNPNGHYVDGPVLDRKFQSFVGKQPVPIVYGMTIAEYAMMIAGEKWLSEKANERFDHYRTAQNSPDTPFHFQVIKCKNYTHQTPYELPVRPSPNLPDIQSILLYPSTCFFEGTVLSEGRGTDKPFQVFGHPAYPKTMYSFTPNPNEGAKSSKLYGQLCYGWNLSGTAAAVRKEVDNKIQLKWILDAYQLFPKKDSFFIPNQHFNRLAGNDILIRQIKEGKSEKEIRDSWEPELSKFKAIRKKYLLYEE, encoded by the coding sequence ATGAAACAGATCCTTGCCATACTTAGTCTTCTTGCCCTGCTCAATACCTCTGCCCTTTCCCAATCAGACAGGGTCATTGCAGGAGCGGAAAGGATTTCGGTTTACCTCCCTATGCTGGAGGGCCGGACCGTTGGAATTTTTGCCAATCAAACCTCCATGGTTGGCAATACCCATTTGGTAGATACGTTGCAGAAATTAGGGGTCAAAATCGCTGCCATTTTTGGCCCTGAACACGGGTTCAGGGGTAATGCCGATGCCGGTGAAAAAGTGGCTAATTATATTGATAAACAAACGGGTATTCCGGTCATCTCCCTGTATGGGAGCAAGAGAAGACCCTCACTGGAAGATGTGAAGAATATTGATATCCTGATCTTTGATATCCAGGATGTCGGTGTTCGGTTCTATACTTATATTTCCTCCCTCCAGGAATATATGGAAGCGGCCTTTGAATATGGCAAACCCCTGCTCCTGCTTGACCGGCCCAATCCCAATGGCCATTATGTGGATGGCCCGGTTCTCGATCGCAAATTCCAATCCTTTGTGGGAAAACAACCGGTACCCATCGTGTATGGCATGACGATCGCGGAATACGCCATGATGATCGCCGGGGAGAAATGGCTGAGTGAAAAAGCCAATGAACGTTTTGATCATTACCGGACAGCCCAAAACTCGCCCGATACACCTTTTCATTTCCAGGTGATCAAGTGCAAGAACTATACACACCAAACGCCTTATGAATTACCGGTAAGACCCAGTCCCAACCTGCCGGATATTCAATCCATACTTCTATACCCCTCCACCTGTTTCTTTGAAGGCACCGTATTGAGTGAGGGCCGGGGAACGGATAAACCGTTTCAGGTATTTGGCCATCCGGCCTATCCAAAAACCATGTACTCCTTTACTCCCAACCCCAATGAGGGAGCCAAGAGTTCCAAACTTTATGGGCAACTATGTTACGGTTGGAACCTTTCCGGAACTGCAGCAGCTGTCAGGAAAGAAGTGGACAATAAGATCCAGCTAAAATGGATCTTGGATGCCTATCAGTTATTCCCGAAAAAAGACAGCTTCTTTATTCCCAATCAACATTTTAACCGCCTGGCCGGTAATGATATTTTGATCCGGCAAATAAAAGAGGGCAAATCAGAAAAAGAGATCCGGGATAGTTGGGAACCGGAACTGTCAAAATTCAAGGCAATACGGAAAAAGTATCTGCTTTACGAAGAATAG
- a CDS encoding methionyl-tRNA formyltransferase, producing the protein MGTPEFAVASLDALVQAGANIVAVVTAPDKPAGRGMQLTQSAVKKYSVDKGIEVLQPEKLRDPVFIDRLKTLKADIQVVVAFRMLPEMVWNMPPMGSVNLHGSLLPQYRGAAPINWAVINGEKETGVTTFRLKHEIDTGDILLQDSFPIGENETAGEVHDRMKEIGARLLVRTIEGLADETLKEKPQDSFPVSSLKHAPKIFTETCRINFSQSTEQVHNLIRGLSPFPGAFTTLQGKTLKIYRTEKEITPPQQAFGEFVTNGKNELKFACSDGYVQVKELQMEGKKRMGVEEFLRGFRI; encoded by the coding sequence ATGGGCACGCCTGAGTTTGCCGTTGCTTCACTGGATGCGCTTGTGCAGGCCGGAGCCAACATTGTGGCAGTAGTGACGGCACCAGACAAACCTGCTGGCAGGGGCATGCAACTCACCCAAAGTGCGGTTAAAAAATATTCGGTGGACAAAGGGATCGAGGTTTTACAACCTGAAAAATTACGTGACCCCGTTTTTATTGACCGCTTGAAAACCCTGAAAGCGGATATACAGGTTGTGGTTGCTTTCCGGATGTTGCCAGAAATGGTTTGGAATATGCCTCCTATGGGTTCAGTCAATCTGCACGGGTCCTTATTGCCTCAATACCGCGGCGCTGCCCCTATAAATTGGGCAGTAATAAATGGTGAAAAGGAAACCGGTGTTACGACCTTTCGGCTTAAACATGAAATAGACACGGGTGATATTTTATTACAGGATTCCTTTCCGATTGGCGAAAATGAAACTGCGGGAGAAGTTCATGACCGAATGAAAGAAATTGGTGCGCGATTATTGGTCAGGACCATCGAAGGTTTGGCGGATGAGACCCTGAAGGAAAAACCACAGGATAGTTTTCCCGTTTCGTCACTCAAACACGCGCCTAAAATATTTACGGAGACCTGCCGGATCAATTTCAGCCAATCAACCGAGCAGGTGCATAACCTGATCCGGGGACTTTCCCCATTCCCTGGTGCTTTTACCACCCTTCAGGGAAAAACCTTAAAGATCTATCGTACAGAGAAAGAAATAACGCCTCCGCAGCAGGCTTTTGGTGAATTTGTAACCAATGGGAAAAATGAACTCAAATTTGCCTGTAGCGACGGGTATGTTCAGGTGAAGGAATTACAGATGGAAGGAAAAAAGAGAATGGGCGTGGAAGAATTTCTAAGAGGCTTCCGAATTTAG
- a CDS encoding MotA/TolQ/ExbB proton channel family protein, with translation MLEFLLQTDTLRQLANTATNVLQGDSNGDGKLSIIELLSLGGWIMIPLALMFLLTVFFFFERYIAINKASKVDGNFMNIIRDHITSGNITAARSFAKNTNNPVARIVDKGIQRIGKPINMIESSMENVAQIEMYNLERNLNFLSVVSRAAPIFGFVGTLAGLMQLFFKINSTGEFDLSAIAGGIYTKLVTSITGLVIGLIAYLCYNFLHTMLEKNVNKMEVAAADFLDVLQEPTR, from the coding sequence ATGCTTGAATTTCTATTGCAGACCGACACCTTACGCCAATTAGCCAATACCGCCACCAATGTCCTCCAGGGGGATTCCAATGGAGACGGCAAACTGAGTATCATCGAACTGCTTTCCCTTGGGGGCTGGATCATGATTCCACTGGCTTTGATGTTCCTCCTTACCGTTTTCTTCTTCTTTGAACGCTATATCGCGATCAATAAAGCCTCTAAAGTGGATGGTAATTTCATGAATATCATTCGTGACCATATCACCAGTGGCAATATTACCGCGGCGCGGAGTTTCGCCAAGAATACCAATAATCCTGTGGCCCGGATCGTGGACAAAGGGATTCAGCGTATCGGCAAACCCATCAACATGATCGAAAGCAGCATGGAGAATGTGGCCCAGATCGAAATGTATAACCTGGAGCGGAACCTGAACTTCCTTTCAGTTGTATCCCGGGCGGCACCCATCTTTGGTTTTGTGGGAACCCTGGCTGGTCTGATGCAATTGTTTTTTAAGATCAATTCAACCGGTGAATTTGACCTGAGCGCCATCGCCGGAGGTATCTATACCAAACTGGTAACCTCTATTACAGGTCTGGTTATTGGTCTGATCGCCTACCTCTGCTACAATTTCCTCCATACCATGTTGGAAAAGAACGTAAATAAAATGGAAGTGGCAGCAGCCGATTTTCTGGATGTATTACAGGAACCCACCCGATAG